The following nucleotide sequence is from Kineobactrum salinum.
GTCACCTGATCGAGAGCGAAGACCTGGCCGACTCACCGCCCGGTCGTCTGCTGCGCCAGCTGGGCCTGATCACCGAGCATACCCGCCACGACCTGCTGCCACCGCTGGCACTGGGTGCACTGGGCACCCTGCTGCCCAAACCCCAGCGCTGTTTCATTGGTTTTGGCGAGCCGCTGAGCCTGGCACGCTACCGCAAGCGCGGCCCCGGCCCCGCCCAGCGAACCAAACTTCGCGACCAGATTGCCAGCAGCATTGAGCAGCAGCTGGCCCAGTTGCTGCTGGTGCGCGAGCAACGCCGCTCCGAGGACGGCCTGCTGCGGCGCATACTGACGCTCTAACAGGGTGAGACCTGGTTCGACCATGACTGGATCCATACTCAGGGAATCAACCCAGGTTGCGGACATAGTCCCGCTCGATCATATGGATCAACTGTCCTTCGTCCACACCGGTAAACAGACCCAGACCTCGTTCACTGTGAATGGTGCGCTCTGGCCCTGCCTTGCTTTTTGTCAGGTTTCGGTATCAAACCGGGCTGAAGTGGCCAGTGGACGCAGATAGCGCTGTATCGGACCAGTGTCGGCACTGGCCGAGAAAAAGGCAATCACCAGATCACGGCCAGGCGATACGTAAAGCCCCTGACCGAACATCCCGCTTTTGAAAAAATCGCCGTCCGCGAAAACGGCATCCCACTGTCGACTATTCCCGAGAATGGGGGCATTCAGGCGTTCGGTGAACACAGGGCCGTCATAGCCCGCCATGAAAAATTCCGGTCCCCTGACTCCCGAACGTATGCGCTCAATGATCTCCGGCCCCACAATCTGTCTGCTGGAAACGCTTGGCCAACTCGGCGTGTACAGCATGCCAAACCGTGCCATATCCCGCAGGCGACTGGACACCAACCCGTGCACCGCCGCGGTTCCATCGGGGGCAAGGTGTACTTGCAGGTCGCCCTCCACAGCCATGTGCGACCACACGCGTTGCTCAAATACATCCGCCCATGCCCGCTGTGTAACCTCTTCGATCAGCAACACCAGCGCCTGGGTAACCGGGGAGCCGTAGTCGAAGCTTTCCCCAGGCTCCCGTATTTTACGGGCATCTTTCAGGACCTCCCGCACGGTTTCGGACTTGCCGGTAGCCGGATTCACTTCGCCAAACTCGGCAAAGAACATTCTTGATGCAATGGATGCGGGGTCGGCGCGGGTGCGGCTGTCTTCTTCCGTGTCCAGTCCGGGAGTCATATCCAGGATATCGATGATGCGAATGCCGGACCACGCCGTCGCCAGAAAATCAGGCATGTAATGACCGTAGGTTTTGTGCGCATCAATCAGGCCATCGTTGATCAGCAGGTCCACCAGCAGCGAGGCCATGAGCTTGGCGTTGGACGCCCACAGGTGGTTGTCTTCGGGCTGCATACCCGGGTATTGTTCGTAAACCACCCTGCCCCGGTGCACGACCACAAAACCCTGTGCAAAACTCTCCGGATGCAGCAGAAATTGATCGAGACTGAGCTCCCCCAGGGCGGAAACAGCACGGGTATCCCCGATTTGCGGATCGAGCGTCCGCGGCAGGCTACGGGTCGGCGCCGAGCGTGGTATCACAGCCGTGGGCAGGCTTTGTGCCGCATGCCCCAGCCAGTACAGCGCCACATCCCCGCCCTTCAGAATCGAGGCCACGCTGACACTCTGCCCCAGGCTCTGAGCTTCATCGAGGGAGAACCCCTCCCTGGCCCGGGTGACGGGCAGCCGAGTGCTGTCACTCGCCTGCAACGTGACCGGTGACAGGCTCAAGCTCAGGGCAACAATTGAGTACGCCGATATAAAAAACGCCCTCTTCAGGGGGACGAAAACACGGGAACCTCGAGACATACCTGCCTTCCAGAAAATGCTAGAACCATACCGTCAGCGTAGCACCCGCAGTTCGCGGTGCGGCCGGTGTTGGGTTGGTGGAAACGCCGGGGTTGATTGCGAAATTGTGCAACATGTATTGCTCGTCAAACACATTTTTCATCCAGCCGGCCAGCTCCCAGGAAGCACCTTCGGCGCTGTAGGCGACACGCAGATTGGTCACCTCGTAGGCTTCGATAGCCGCGACTTCAAGGTTCTGGAGATCCTGATAGGCCTTGCCTTTGCGCGTGTAGTCGGCACGGGCGCTCAGGCTGGCGCCCGAATCCAGCGGGTAATCGAAGATCAGGCTCAGGGAACCGGCATTCTTGGGGCATTGCGAAGTCTGTTGCCCTCGTTGGGCATTAAATTACCCTCAAGATGTGTATATTCCGTGTCGAGATAAGCGTAGCTCGCAGCTAGCTGCAGATAACCGTTCATCTGCCACTGCACTTCCAGTTCGGCGCCCTGGCTCTCTGCCTCCCCGGCATTCTCGGTCAGGTTGGGGCCTGGAATACCACCGGGGCCTACCGTCTGGATCAAGACCTGCAGGTCCTCGTATTCCGTATAGAATGCAGCCAGATTAAAGCGCAGATTGTTGTCAAAGACAGTCCCCTTGATGCCGGCTTCATAGTTGATTACTTTCTCCTCATCGAAGGGCGTGATTGCCGCGAGCTCGGTGGGCGCTGATCCCTGGAACCCACCGCTCTTGAAGCCACTGGAGGCGGTTGCATAGATGCTGATGTCGCCCAGATAGTAGCTCAAGGCAAGCTTTGGCGTGAACGCATTCCAGCTCTCATCTGCCTCGATGTCGAATACTTCCAGGATGTTCACACCATTGGCGAGCGAGCGATTGCCTGCGTCCTTGCTTTCACTGGTATAGCGGCCGCCCAGGGTGAGATCCCAGGAGTCGCCGATAGACCAGGTTAGCTGACCAAAGGCGCCCAGACTCTGGGTTTCGTTGGTCTGGAAATTGCCCCCGCGGGCAAGGGCGGTCCCAGTGGGCGCTCCACCAAGCGGCGCGCCAATTATGGCGTCAAAAAATTCATCCCTATCTATCTCCTCCTTCAGGTAGAAAAGGCCCGCCTGCCAAAACAATGTATCAGTAGCCTGACTGGCAAAACGCAGCTCCTGACTGAACTGCTCACCGTCTTCCTGGAAGAAATTGTCAACTGTAACAATGGGAAAATAGGCAAAATCGACTGCCGGCTGCAGATCCGACACGTCCGCCTCGGCGCTGCGGTACGCGGTAATCGAGGTCAGCGTACCCCATTCCACGCTCCAGTCGGCCTGTATTGACAGTCCCAGGGTGTCAGTATCGGCGTGGGGTTTCACGCTCTGCAGGTTCTCAAAGAAGCCCGGCTGTAGATCGGCGGGAAGGCTTGCGACCACGGCGCCCAATGCCAGCCCCTCCCCCGTGGTTCGCCCCGGCCCATCGCGCCGCTCTTTCGAAGCATCCGCGGAAACGAGCACCTCCAGCGCATCGGTCGGCCGCAACAGCAGTTGTCCACGAACCCCGTTGGATTCATAGGCATTGAGGTCGTCCAGGTTGGCTGTCAGGCTCTCCACATAACCGTCGCGCTGTTTGTGACTGAAGCTCAGTTTTCCCGCGGCGCGCTCACCCAGGGGCCAGTCATCAGACCGCGGACGCCGAGGTAGCCCATATCCCCCGCGGACAGCTCGACGGCCCCTTCCAGGGTGTCTGAGGGCTTCGAAGTAACAATATTGATAGCACCGCCGGCAGCGTTCTTTCCATAGAGCGTGCCCTGAGGGCCCCGCAGTACCTCCAGGCGCTCCAGATCAAACAGATCAAAGGCCTGGCCAGCGGTTCTGCCGAGGTAGACGCCGTCCAGAAATACCACCACCGACTGGTCCTCGCCGGCGCCGTCGGCATTGGAACCTATGCCCCGGATAAACAGCTGCGGTTGCGCGGGGTTGAGTGAGCCCATGCTGAAACCCGGTGTGCGCAGGGATATTGCATTGATATCACTGACATCCGCAGTACGGATATCCTCAGCGCCGATAGCGGTGATGGCGATAGGCACATCCTGCAGGCTCTGTTCCCGGTGCTGGGCGGTTACAACAACCTCCTCCAGGGCCTGGGCGGCCACGCTGTTGGAGGCAGACGCAACCGCGGCCGCCAGTAAAGCGCGGCTGACAAGGCTGGTGTTGCGTGATGGAATTGTATGCATGTTATCCGGTCTCCACTGATTATTTTGCTCTTGCAGCTGCAACGCCCCATGCGCGGTCTCAATCTGCTGTGGCCGCATGAGCCCGGATGTCTCTGCCCCGGCAGCGACTGCTACTACAAAGGCACCAGTGTAGGTATCGACGGGCCCCCTGTTTGCAACAAATATTTCAATTTCTGGAGATTACCACGCAAGTTTGCGACAATGCGCCAGCGACAAACCGGATTCGTCTGGCCGCAAGGCCGCTATCTGAACTAGAATCAGCACAGACTCCTCCGCGATCGTTTTTATGTTGAAGGTACAAGGCCTGCACGGCTGGATAGATTCCCTGCCGGCACGGGAGAAGACAGCCGTCCGCGCGCGAATGAAGCAACGCCACTGCGAAGGTGGACAGGCAATCTATCTTGCCGGTGAAGAGGGGCGGGAGCTTTTTCAGGTCGGCTCGGGCAAGGTCCGCTTTTGCACGTATGCGCTCAACGGGAAAGAGGTCCAGATTGGTGAAATCCGTGCTGGCGACTGCTTCGGCGAATTGAGTCTGATCAATGGCTTCTACCGGGCAAACTGCGCGTTTTCAGTAGGGGAAACGGAACTCTTTGTGCTCAACAAGCGCGACTTTCTGCAACTGTATGAGGCCTACCCGAGCATAGCTCGAGAACTCAACAGCTTTCTGGCAAGGCGCCTGCAGGTTGCATACACCATCATCGAGGATGCCAACCTGCTACCCCTGCGTGACAGGCTGATCCGGCTACTCTCGCGGCTGGTCTTCAGCGTGAGCGACGCCAGCGCGAGGCATCAGGCAACCGTTGATGGCATTACCCATGAACAGCTGGCAAATATGCTGGGGGCGACGCGGCAGGCCGTCACACGCGAGCTCAAATTACTGGAACGGGCCGGACTGATCACCTCGAATTACGGCCGAATCGTGATCGAGAGTATGAGCGAGCTGGTGGCGCGCAGTGACCAACTGGTCGGCAGTGAACCGATTGTGCCGGACTACTCTGGCTAAGGCTATTCGGCCTCATTGCGCCACTGCACATTCCCGGAATGGGTCACCGCCCCCGGGTGGCAGGCCCGACGCAGGCGACGTATTTCTGCGCGTAGCCGGCGGCGCTGATATGTGCCTTGCCCGAAGGGTCGCCGTGCTCATGGACTGCCGCGCGGCTCTTCAGTACCCGGGCCTCCACCTCCAGGGTCAGGGACCGGGAGCCAAGGTCGATGTGGATGCTGTCGCCCTCCTCTACCAGCGCCAGCAGCCCGCCGCAGGCAGCCTCGGGCGTGACATAGCCGACACAGAAGCCACGCGATGCACCGGAGAAGCGGCCATCGGTAATCAGCGCGGTAGTTTCGCCCTTGCCCATGCCATACAACAGCGCCGTCACCGTCACCATTTCCCGCATCCCGGGCCCACCTACCGGTCCCTCGTTACGTATGACGATAGCCTCTCCGTCGCCGATATCATCGGCCAATACAGCCTGCAGGCAGGCCTCCTCTGACTCAAAGATCCGCGCCCGACCGCGGAAGCTGTTGCGCTCTATGCCAGCGGTCTTGATAACCGCGCCCTCGGGCGCCAGATTGCCCTTCAGTACCATCAGTCCGCCGCTGGCGCTGCGCGGCGAAGTGATCGCTTCCACAATTCTGCCATCGGCATCAGGTGCATCGGCCAGGGCATCGGCAAGGCGCTCGCCGCTCAGGGTCGGGCAATCGCCGTGCAGGAAACCGCCCAGGAGCAGCTGTTTGAGGATCACTGGTACTCCGCCCACCTCGTGGAGGTCCGGGTACAGGTAGGGTCCCGAGGGGCTGAGGTGGGTTATCAACGGTGTGCGCTCGAACACCGCCGCCACATCATCGATGGTGAACACGATGCCCGCCTCATTGGCGATAGCCGGAATGTGCAGTGCTGCATTGGTCGAGCCCCCGGTGGCGGCCACTGCGGCGCAGGCGTTCTCAAGACTCTCACGAGTCACAAGGTCCCGCGGCAGGGGTAGTTGGCCTCAAGCACCCGCATCAACTGCTGCCCCGCGCGGCGCGCCATCGCCCGCCGCTGGGAGTACACCGCGGGAATGGTGCTGGAACCGAGGGGAGCAAATCCCAGCACTTCGGCAATCATGGCCATGGTGTTGGCGGTAAACTGGCCGGCACAGCAGCCGGCCGCGGGCCAGGCTGCGCGTGAAACCGCCTCCAGCTCCCCGGCATCAGTCTGGCGGGCAATCAACCTGCCAGTATATTCCGCCACAGTCTTGATCTCGGCGGGCGCACCATCGTAGCGGCCGGGCAGCGCCGGACCACCGTTGAGGAAGGCGCCGGGCACATTCAGGCGAGTCAGAGCCATCATCATGCCCGGGAAGTTCTTGTCACAGGCGCCGACACAGAGCAGGCCGTCGTACTGGTGGGCCCGCATCACCAACTCGATACTGTCAGCGATGACCTCGCGCGACATCAGGGAAAAATGCATCCCGCTGTGCCCGTTGACCAGGGCGTCGGATACCGAGATGGTGTTGAACGCGCGCGGCGTCCCGCCCCCCGGTAAATTCCCCAGCGGACCTGCTCCGCGACTTCCGACAGCCGCATGTTGCAGGCACTCATCTCGCCCTGGCTGGATGCCACGCCGACGAACGGTTGATTTATATCGTCGTCATCCAGCCCCAGGCCCCGCAACATGGCTCGTGCTGCCGCCTTGACCGGGCCGGATTTCATCACCGTGGAACGGTAGGGGGGCCTCTCTGGACGCTCCTGCTTACTCATTGCCATGCTCCTTCATGTTTCCCCGACCGAGAGGGCACATATGCACAACCTTGATCCATGACTGCGGCATTCAGGTCACTGACCCGGTTTACGCCCATCAGCGCCATCGCCGTGGCCAGTTCCCGCTGGAAGAGATCCAGCAGTTCAACAAGCCCCTGCTCCCCGCGTGCGGCCATGGCGAATACCCAGGGACGGCCCACAAGTACGCCCCGCGCGCCGAACGCCAGCGCTTTCGCGATATCGATGCCGCTGCGCACGCCGCCGTCGAGATAGACTTCCACGTCAGCGCCGACCGCCTCGGATACTGACCGGAGCTTGCTTATCGACGGGGCCACGGCATCCAGCTGACGCGCGCCGTGGTTGGACACCACCACGCCATCGGCACCCGCGTCCACCGCCGCGCGGGCGTCGTCAGCCTCCATCAGGCCCTTGATCAGCAGCTTGCCCCGCCATTGTTCCCGCAGCCAATGGATATCCTTCCAGGTGCAACGCGGGTCGAACTGCGAGTCGACAAAGGCCTTGTAGGCGTCCAGGTCCTCTGGGTTGGCCACTTTGTCCGCAAGATTACCGAAGCTGTGGGGCCTGCCCCGGATACCAACGTCCCAGGCCCAACCCGGGCTGATGGCAAGTTGCGCCAGCCGGGACAGCTTCCCCGGCCACCCGCCGCCCAGCATGCCATTGCGAAAGTCGCGCAGGCGCAGGCCTGGGAGGGGCAGGTCGATGGTGAAGGCGAGGGTCTCACAACCGGCTCGCTCCGCCCGCTCCAGCAGCTCACCAATAAAATCCCGGTCGCGCAGCATGTACAACTGGAACCAGAAGGGCTGACTGGTGGCGACGCGAATTTCCTCCAGTGGGCAGATTCCCACCGTTGAGCTGGTGAAGGGCACCCCCACGCGCTGTGCCGCCCGCGCGGCCTGCACCTCTCCCCGGCGGGCAAACATGCCCGCCATACCCACTGGCGCCAGTGCCAGGGGCATACTCGCCTGCCGTCCGAACAACAGGGTGCTGGTATCCACACTCGACACATCCCGCATCACCCGCTGCTTCAGGCGCAGGGCCCGGAAAGCACTTGTATTTGCAGCTAGCGTAATTTCATCATTGGCGCCACCGTCGATGTAGTCAAACAAAAATCGCGGCAGGCGTCGCATGGCAAGGCGGCGGTAATCCGCGACTGTAACCGGCACCACGTCGTAGACACTCACGGCATTATCCCGCTGCAGAGGCCGGCACCGGGACACAGTTGTCCAGGGGCCGGCCATCTCGAAAATAGGCCTGGATATTGCGCAGCAGGCGCGTGCCCATGTCCCTGCGGCACTCGATGCTCGCGCTTCCGATATGCGCCAGCAGGCATACATTGTCGAGCTCGAGCAGGCCCGGACTGACCTCGGGTTCGAACTCGAACACATCGAGTCCGGCGGCACCGAGCGAGCCATCGTGTAGCGCCTCGATCAGCGCCGCCTCATCGACCAGCGGGCCGCGCCCGGTATTGATCAGTACGCTACCCGGCTTCATCCAGCTCAGACTCTGGCGATTGATCAGGTGCCTGGTGGCGGCGTTCAGTGGACAGTTGAGGGAAACAATATCCGCCTCTTCCAGCAACTCGCGCAGCCCGGCACGGTACTCGGCCCCGAGGGTGGCCTCTGCCCCGACTTTGCGCCCGGGACCGTGGTACAACACCCGCATGTCGAAGCCCCGGGCACGCCGAGCCAGGGCTTGGCCAATCCCGCCAAATCCGACAATGCCGAGGGTCTTGCCATGCACGCGCATGCCTTCCACCGCCGCACCCGCGCTCCAGTCACCGGCGCGCAGCCGGCGCTCGCTGTAGTTCAGGCGGCGGCAGGTAGCGAGCAGCAGCGCGAAGCACAGGTCTGCGGTGTCCTGGGTGACCACAGGCGTATTGCTGACCAGCAGGCCCCGGCGAGTCGCCGCTTCGAGATCGATATGGTCAGTACCCACCCCAATACTGGCAATCAGCGCGATACTGCCGGGCAGCTGATCGATAAGACCTTCCGGGACCGGGTCCATCGGCGTTGTCACGTAGACTCCACAATCCTGCATAAGGTCCGGTTTCGCAGCGGTAATCCGGACCTCCCCCAGGCTTGCCAGGCCCTGCGCCAGTCCCGCAGGTAATTCACGGGACACGGCTATCGCGGTATCAGGCATGTTCGCATTCCTTATTCGAATTTACCGAAGCGCGATACTAGCGCCGTATTTCCGATCAGAATGTCACAAAAGTGATAGTGGCCCGATTAAATCTGGTGGGCTCAGGTGCTCGCCGCCAGTGCCATGCAGGCCAGGGTCGCGAGCACCGGAATCGCCACTGTCACCACGAACACGTCCCGATAGGCCTGCCGGTAACTGAGGCCGGTGATCGTCAGCATGGCCACCACCGCTCCACAATGCGGCAGTGAGTCGAAGCCTCCGGCAGCCATGGTCGCCAGGCGATGCAATTCCGTGGCTGGAATCCCCATCGCCAGGTAGCCATCGGCCATGGTGGCCATGAATATCTGTAGCCCGCCGGAGGCAGAACCGGTAATCGCGGAAATGGCACTGATCGCGGTGAACAGTGAGAGCAAAGGCGGCAGGTCGGAAGCCAGCATCTGCTGGGCGAACTGCTGAAACCCCTCGGTGTGGGTCACCACGCCGCCGAAGCCAATCACCGCGGCGGTATTGATCAGGGGCATGATGGATTCCTGGGTTCCCTCGCCGACGATCCGCAACGGCTGGGCTCGCACACTGGGAAACAGCAAAACCGTAAGCGAAGTACCGGCAAACAGGGCCAGGCTGGGCCAGACTATCGGCTGGCTGTTGGCGAAACGCAGCAGGTCGTAGGCGCTGCCCACCCCGGTCTGGGCGCTCTCCCCCAGAGCGGCGAGCAACAGGCGCGGCAACAGG
It contains:
- a CDS encoding serine hydrolase domain-containing protein yields the protein MSLSPVTLQASDSTRLPVTRAREGFSLDEAQSLGQSVSVASILKGGDVALYWLGHAAQSLPTAVIPRSAPTRSLPRTLDPQIGDTRAVSALGELSLDQFLLHPESFAQGFVVVHRGRVVYEQYPGMQPEDNHLWASNAKLMASLLVDLLINDGLIDAHKTYGHYMPDFLATAWSGIRIIDILDMTPGLDTEEDSRTRADPASIASRMFFAEFGEVNPATGKSETVREVLKDARKIREPGESFDYGSPVTQALVLLIEEVTQRAWADVFEQRVWSHMAVEGDLQVHLAPDGTAAVHGLVSSRLRDMARFGMLYTPSWPSVSSRQIVGPEIIERIRSGVRGPEFFMAGYDGPVFTERLNAPILGNSRQWDAVFADGDFFKSGMFGQGLYVSPGRDLVIAFFSASADTGPIQRYLRPLATSARFDTET
- a CDS encoding TonB-dependent receptor is translated as MESLTANLDDLNAYESNGVRGQLLLRPTDALEVLVSADASKERRDGPGRTTGEGLALGAVVASLPADLQPGFFENLQSVKPHADTDTLGLSIQADWSVEWGTLTSITAYRSAEADVSDLQPAVDFAYFPIVTVDNFFQEDGEQFSQELRFASQATDTLFWQAGLFYLKEEIDRDEFFDAIIGAPLGGAPTGTALARGGNFQTNETQSLGAFGQLTWSIGDSWDLTLGGRYTSESKDAGNRSLANGVNILEVFDIEADESWNAFTPKLALSYYLGDISIYATASSGFKSGGFQGSAPTELAAITPFDEEKVINYEAGIKGTVFDNNLRFNLAAFYTEYEDLQVLIQTVGPGGIPGPNLTENAGEAESQGAELEVQWQMNGYLQLAASYAYLDTEYTHLEGNLMPNEGNRLRNAPRMPVP
- a CDS encoding TonB-dependent receptor, producing the protein MHTIPSRNTSLVSRALLAAAVASASNSVAAQALEEVVVTAQHREQSLQDVPIAITAIGAEDIRTADVSDINAISLRTPGFSMGSLNPAQPQLFIRGIGSNADGAGEDQSVVVFLDGVYLGRTAGQAFDLFDLERLEVLRGPQGTLYGKNAAGGAINIVTSKPSDTLEGAVELSAGDMGYLGVRGLMTGPWVSAPREN
- a CDS encoding Crp/Fnr family transcriptional regulator, whose protein sequence is MLKVQGLHGWIDSLPAREKTAVRARMKQRHCEGGQAIYLAGEEGRELFQVGSGKVRFCTYALNGKEVQIGEIRAGDCFGELSLINGFYRANCAFSVGETELFVLNKRDFLQLYEAYPSIARELNSFLARRLQVAYTIIEDANLLPLRDRLIRLLSRLVFSVSDASARHQATVDGITHEQLANMLGATRQAVTRELKLLERAGLITSNYGRIVIESMSELVARSDQLVGSEPIVPDYSG
- a CDS encoding dihydroxy-acid dehydratase domain-containing protein, which codes for MTRESLENACAAVAATGGSTNAALHIPAIANEAGIVFTIDDVAAVFERTPLITHLSPSGPYLYPDLHEVGGVPVILKQLLLGGFLHGDCPTLSGERLADALADAPDADGRIVEAITSPRSASGGLMVLKGNLAPEGAVIKTAGIERNSFRGRARIFESEEACLQAVLADDIGDGEAIVIRNEGPVGGPGMREMVTVTALLYGMGKGETTALITDGRFSGASRGFCVGYVTPEAACGGLLALVEEGDSIHIDLGSRSLTLEVEARVLKSRAAVHEHGDPSGKAHISAAGYAQKYVACVGPATRGR
- a CDS encoding dihydroxy-acid dehydratase domain-containing protein, which codes for MGNLPGGGTPRAFNTISVSDALVNGHSGMHFSLMSREVIADSIELVMRAHQYDGLLCVGACDKNFPGMMMALTRLNVPGAFLNGGPALPGRYDGAPAEIKTVAEYTGRLIARQTDAGELEAVSRAAWPAAGCCAGQFTANTMAMIAEVLGFAPLGSSTIPAVYSQRRAMARRAGQQLMRVLEANYPCRGTL
- a CDS encoding L-lactate dehydrogenase — translated: MSVYDVVPVTVADYRRLAMRRLPRFLFDYIDGGANDEITLAANTSAFRALRLKQRVMRDVSSVDTSTLLFGRQASMPLALAPVGMAGMFARRGEVQAARAAQRVGVPFTSSTVGICPLEEIRVATSQPFWFQLYMLRDRDFIGELLERAERAGCETLAFTIDLPLPGLRLRDFRNGMLGGGWPGKLSRLAQLAISPGWAWDVGIRGRPHSFGNLADKVANPEDLDAYKAFVDSQFDPRCTWKDIHWLREQWRGKLLIKGLMEADDARAAVDAGADGVVVSNHGARQLDAVAPSISKLRSVSEAVGADVEVYLDGGVRSGIDIAKALAFGARGVLVGRPWVFAMAARGEQGLVELLDLFQRELATAMALMGVNRVSDLNAAVMDQGCAYVPSRSGKHEGAWQ
- a CDS encoding 2-hydroxyacid dehydrogenase produces the protein MPDTAIAVSRELPAGLAQGLASLGEVRITAAKPDLMQDCGVYVTTPMDPVPEGLIDQLPGSIALIASIGVGTDHIDLEAATRRGLLVSNTPVVTQDTADLCFALLLATCRRLNYSERRLRAGDWSAGAAVEGMRVHGKTLGIVGFGGIGQALARRARGFDMRVLYHGPGRKVGAEATLGAEYRAGLRELLEEADIVSLNCPLNAATRHLINRQSLSWMKPGSVLINTGRGPLVDEAALIEALHDGSLGAAGLDVFEFEPEVSPGLLELDNVCLLAHIGSASIECRRDMGTRLLRNIQAYFRDGRPLDNCVPVPASAAG